Proteins encoded within one genomic window of Pseudorasbora parva isolate DD20220531a chromosome 3, ASM2467924v1, whole genome shotgun sequence:
- the LOC137070441 gene encoding UDP-glucuronosyltransferase 2A1-like isoform X1: MICGTIFVLVLLCGVEAGRVLVLPGEYSHWLNMRSIVDALVEKNHSVTVLVSSSSPTVQYTRKERFNYNLFKANMKKEEASAIWSDYIHLWMNDTATTYERFSMIRQVLSNFMELAADTCKGMLHNEDLLRTLRESHYDVLLSDPMMPCTDLMAEMLKIPHILSTRFTFAYNIEQFCGPTPSSYVPAVTVQGQPNDHMSFTERVENMLLYIMYSTILRFSFNQLYTEIMGKPTTMCETMGKADIWLIRTYRDFEYPRPLFPNFKFIGGLHCKPANTLSKELETFVQSSGDHGVVVFSLGSIINNLKMERANTIASALGQIPQKVVWRYSGKTPETLASNTKLYDWIPQNDLLGHPKAKAFITHGGTNGLHEAIYHGVPMVGLPLFADQPDNMMHMKTKGAAVVLDINTMESKDLVDALKTVLNNPTYKESIMRLSRIHHDQPMKPLDQAVFWIEFVMRNKGAKHLRVQAHDLSWYQYHCLDVLAFLLSIVALITFLFIKTCSFFFRKCFRKTRPDGKAQKNKKE; encoded by the exons ATGATTTGTGGGACTATATTTGTGCTCGTGCTGCTGTGTGGAGTAGAGGCTGGAAGGGTTTTGGTGTTGCCAGGCGAGTACAGCCACTGGCTCAACATGCGTTCAATTGTAGACGCATTAGTTGAGAAGAACCACAGCGTGACGGTGCTGGTCAGTTCTTCATCACCTACTGTACAGTACACACGGAAGGAGCGGTTCAACTATAATTTGTTTAAAGCCAACATGAAGAAAGAAGAGGCCAGTGCTATATGGAGTGACTATATTCATCTCTGGATGAATGACACAGCCACCACATACGAGAGATTCTCCATGATCAGGCAAGTGCTGTCAAACTTCATGGAACTTGCTGCTGACACATGCAAAGGAATGCTTCACAATGAGGATCTTTTGCGCACACTTCGGGAATCTCATTATGATGTGCTTTTGTCTGATCCGATGATGCCATGCACTGACTTGATGGCAGAGATGCTGAAGATCCCGCACATCCTCTCAACACGTTTTACATTCGCATATAATATTGAGCAGTTTTGCGGTCCCACACCGTCATCTTATGTTCCTGCGGTCACTGTGCAGGGTCAACCCAACGACCACATGAGCTTCACAGAGAGAGTTGAAAACATGCTCCTCTACATCATGTATTCAACCATACTTCGTTTTTCTTTTAACCAGCTTTACACTGAAATAATGG GCAAACCTACAACAATGTGTGAGACTATGGGAAAAGCTGACATCTGGTTGATTAGAACTTACAGGGATTTTGAGTATCCACGCCCACTCTTCCCTAACTTTAAATTTATTGGAGGACTGCACTGCAAACCTGCAAACACTCTGTCAAAG GAACTGGAGACGTTTGTTCAGAGCTCAGGAGATCATGGCGTTGTTGTTTTCTCATTGGGTTCCATTATTAACAACCTGAAAATGGAAAGAGCGAACACTATTGCTTCCGCTCTTGGCCAGATCCCACAAAAG GTTGTTTGGCGTTACAGTGGAAAAACACCAGAAACTCTCGCCTCCAATACAAAACTCTATGACTGGATCCCACAGAATGATTTGCTTG GACATCCAAAAGCAAAGGCCTTCATTACCCATGGCGGGACAAATGGACTGCATGAGGCTATTTATCATGGAGTCCCAATGGTGGGTTTGCCATTGTTTGCTGACCAGCCTGATAACATGATGCACATGAAAACCAAAGGAGCTGCTGTTGTTCTTGATATCAACACAATGGAGTCTAAAGACCTGGTGGATGCTCTCAAGACTGTCTTAAATAATCCAAC GTACAAAGAAAGCATCATGAGACTGTCCAGAATCCACCATGATCAGCCGATGAAGCCTCTGGACCAGGCAGTTTTCTGGATTGAATTTGTGATGCGGAATAAAGGAGCTAAACATCTACGAGTTCAGGCACATGACCTGAGCTGGTATCAGTACCACTGCCTGGACGTACTGGCCTTTTTACTCTCGATTGTTGCACTGATCACATTCCTCTTCATTAAAACATGCAGTTTCTTTTTCCGTAAATGTTTCAGAAAGACTCGTCCTGATGGCAAAGCacaaaagaataaaaaagagtga
- the LOC137070441 gene encoding UDP-glucuronosyltransferase 2A1-like isoform X2 yields MCETMGKADIWLIRTYRDFEYPRPLFPNFKFIGGLHCKPANTLSKELETFVQSSGDHGVVVFSLGSIINNLKMERANTIASALGQIPQKVVWRYSGKTPETLASNTKLYDWIPQNDLLGHPKAKAFITHGGTNGLHEAIYHGVPMVGLPLFADQPDNMMHMKTKGAAVVLDINTMESKDLVDALKTVLNNPTYKESIMRLSRIHHDQPMKPLDQAVFWIEFVMRNKGAKHLRVQAHDLSWYQYHCLDVLAFLLSIVALITFLFIKTCSFFFRKCFRKTRPDGKAQKNKKE; encoded by the exons ATGTGTGAGACTATGGGAAAAGCTGACATCTGGTTGATTAGAACTTACAGGGATTTTGAGTATCCACGCCCACTCTTCCCTAACTTTAAATTTATTGGAGGACTGCACTGCAAACCTGCAAACACTCTGTCAAAG GAACTGGAGACGTTTGTTCAGAGCTCAGGAGATCATGGCGTTGTTGTTTTCTCATTGGGTTCCATTATTAACAACCTGAAAATGGAAAGAGCGAACACTATTGCTTCCGCTCTTGGCCAGATCCCACAAAAG GTTGTTTGGCGTTACAGTGGAAAAACACCAGAAACTCTCGCCTCCAATACAAAACTCTATGACTGGATCCCACAGAATGATTTGCTTG GACATCCAAAAGCAAAGGCCTTCATTACCCATGGCGGGACAAATGGACTGCATGAGGCTATTTATCATGGAGTCCCAATGGTGGGTTTGCCATTGTTTGCTGACCAGCCTGATAACATGATGCACATGAAAACCAAAGGAGCTGCTGTTGTTCTTGATATCAACACAATGGAGTCTAAAGACCTGGTGGATGCTCTCAAGACTGTCTTAAATAATCCAAC GTACAAAGAAAGCATCATGAGACTGTCCAGAATCCACCATGATCAGCCGATGAAGCCTCTGGACCAGGCAGTTTTCTGGATTGAATTTGTGATGCGGAATAAAGGAGCTAAACATCTACGAGTTCAGGCACATGACCTGAGCTGGTATCAGTACCACTGCCTGGACGTACTGGCCTTTTTACTCTCGATTGTTGCACTGATCACATTCCTCTTCATTAAAACATGCAGTTTCTTTTTCCGTAAATGTTTCAGAAAGACTCGTCCTGATGGCAAAGCacaaaagaataaaaaagagtga